From one Melospiza melodia melodia isolate bMelMel2 chromosome 4, bMelMel2.pri, whole genome shotgun sequence genomic stretch:
- the METAP2 gene encoding methionine aminopeptidase 2: protein MAGVGRAEEQEQHLNGELPPEPEDRDGAAGLGADDGAKKKRKKKKKGRAGPAGQETDKEMEGALDDVAKQLDKQALEEKEKDDDDDDGDGEGDGATGKKKKKKKKKKGPKVQTDPPSIPICDLFPSNVFPKGEECEYPPTQDGRTAAWRTTSEEKKALDQASEEIWNDFREAAEAHRQVRKYVMSWIKPGMTMIEICEKLEDCSRKLIKENGLNAGLAFPTGCSLNNCAAHYTPNAGDPTVLQYNDICKIDFGTHISGRIIDCAFTVTFNPKYDRLLQAVKDATNTGIKCAGIDVRLCDVGEAIQEVMESYEVEIDGKTYQVKPIRNLNGHSIGPYRIHAGKTVPIVKGGEATRMEEGEVYAIETFGSTGKGVVHDDMECSHYMKNFDVGHVPIRLPRAKHLLNVINENFGTLAFCRRWLDRLGESKYLMALKNLCDLGIVDPYPPLCDIKGSYTAQFEHTILLRPTCKEVVSRGDDY, encoded by the exons ATGGCGGGCGTGGGGCGGgcggaggagcaggagcagcacctgaaCGGCGAGCTGCCCCCCGAGCCCGAGGACAGGGACGGCGCGGCCGGGCTCGGCGCCGACGATGGCGCCAAGAAGAAgcgcaagaagaagaagaagggcaGAGCGGGCCCTGCGG GACAAGAAACTGATAAAGAAATGGAAGGTGCTCTTGATGATGTAGCAAAACAATTGGACAAGCAAGCcctggaggagaaagaaaaagatgatgatgatgatg ATGGAGATGGTGAAGGAGATGGTGCAACtgggaaaaagaagaagaagaagaaaaagaagaaaggac CTAAGGTCCAGACAGATCCACCTTCTATTCCAATATGTGATCTGTTTCCCAGCAATGTATTCCCAAAGGGAGAAGAATGTGAATATCCACCAACACAAGATGG GCGAACTGCTGCTTGGAGAACAACTAGTGAAGAAAAGAAAGCACTAGACCAAGCCAGTGAGGAAATCTGGAATGATTTTCGGGAGGCTGCAGAGGCACACAGACAAGTGAGGAAATATGTTATGAGCTGGATAAAACCTGGAATGACAATGATAGAAATCTG TGAAAAACTAGAAGACTGCTCACGTAAGCTGATAAAGGAAAATGGTTTAAATGCAGGTCTTGCATTTCCTACGGGGTGTTCTCTGAATAATTGTGCTGCCCACTACACTCCCAATGCTGGAGATCCAACAGTCCTGCAATACAATGATATTTGCAAAATAGATTTTGGAACACATATTAGTG GTCGAATTATTGACTGTGCTTTTACAGTCACGTTCAATCCAAAATATGACAGACTATTACAAGCTGTAAAGGATGCCACAAATACTGGAATAAAG TGTGCTGGAATAGATGTACGTCTCTGTGATGTGGGAGAGGCCATACAAGAAGTTATGGAGTCTTATGAAGTTGAAATTGATGGCAAAACATACCAAG TGAAGCCAATCCGCAATTTGAACGGACACTCCATTGGGCCCTATAGGATACATGCAGGAAAAACAGTACCCATTGTGAAAGGAGGAGAAGCCACAAGAATGGAG GAAGGTGAAGTGTATGCCATAGAAACCTTTGGTAGCACAGGAAAAGGCGTTGTTCATGATGATATGGAGTGTTCTCATTACATGAAGAACTTTGATGTCGGCCATGTGCCAATAAG GCTTCCAAGAGCGAAGCACTTGCTGAACGTTATCAACGAAAACTTTGGTACTCTTGCCTTCTGCCGGCGGTGGCTGGATCGCCTGGGGGAGAGCAAGTACCTGATGGCGCTGAAGAACCTGTGCGACCTGGGCATCGTGGATCCCTACCCGCCCCTGTGCGACATCAAGGGCTCCTACACGGCGCAGTTCGAGCACACCATCCTGCTGCGCCCCACCTGCAAGGAGGTCGTCAGCAGGGGCGACGACTACTGA